From Acidobacteriota bacterium, one genomic window encodes:
- a CDS encoding PAAR domain-containing protein has product MPTGPAARITDNVVHPLPPVLTPGPGSPNVLIGFLPPWRGIPAAAAAALQAAKQVSDIAIQTAEAATTAAAGTPGAPAAYAAEQAAKTAALTALSSMISGMAGMSDIHACVTPSPVPPHGPGVVIDGSATVLINNMPACRLGDTIIEPLGPPNKIAKGEMTVIIGG; this is encoded by the coding sequence ATGCCAACAGGACCAGCCGCGAGAATCACAGATAACGTCGTCCATCCGTTGCCGCCGGTATTGACGCCGGGGCCGGGAAGTCCAAATGTACTCATCGGATTTCTCCCACCTTGGCGCGGGATTCCGGCGGCGGCGGCGGCCGCGTTGCAGGCGGCGAAGCAAGTCTCCGATATTGCGATCCAGACTGCCGAAGCGGCAACCACCGCCGCTGCGGGAACTCCGGGCGCACCCGCGGCGTACGCCGCCGAGCAAGCCGCGAAAACTGCGGCCCTGACCGCTTTGAGCAGTATGATCAGCGGAATGGCCGGAATGTCGGACATTCACGCCTGCGTGACACCTTCACCCGTCCCTCCGCACGGCCCGGGCGTGGTCATTGATGGTTCGGCGACCGTTTTGATCAACAATATGCCGGCATGCCGTTTGGGTGACACGATAATCGAACCGCTCGGCCCGCCGAACAAGATCGCGAAAGGTGAAATGACGGTGATAATCGGAGGATGA
- a CDS encoding LysM peptidoglycan-binding domain-containing protein produces the protein MIIYAGIDGTSAENDNDYGNTFKESFVRRLAYQYQSTYWSKPPYYHRGPYTWGVDTRWYAEDAYNYVVKHWNEGNAKAVFLGGYSRGAAAMIEVAWWLKYYQQIPVECMILFDPVDRSASLGWGNFANTKIADSVKYVIQPTRNVWSTHSRITFGKCGTTMQDAGKTVRWTSEFHATHGGVGGTPWGTATNPYTNEPRDTIWEYGEPQPTLLTPADDRNGAIAVESYAFPLFKMVYNKCFERLQKEEPVEKPIEKKPDFQVNPQIGGSLPPTGGGKGGQRIHIVKSGDWLSKIAQQYYGDMNKWKFLYYDVPGNKEEIGPDPNLIKPGQKIIVPYI, from the coding sequence ATGATCATTTACGCCGGAATTGACGGCACATCCGCGGAAAACGACAACGACTATGGCAACACCTTCAAGGAAAGCTTTGTCAGGCGGTTGGCCTATCAGTATCAAAGCACATACTGGTCGAAGCCTCCGTATTATCATCGAGGTCCTTACACTTGGGGTGTCGACACGCGATGGTACGCGGAAGACGCGTACAACTATGTCGTCAAACACTGGAACGAGGGAAATGCGAAAGCCGTTTTTCTCGGCGGATACAGTCGCGGCGCGGCGGCGATGATCGAGGTTGCCTGGTGGCTGAAATACTACCAGCAGATTCCGGTCGAATGCATGATCCTCTTCGATCCGGTCGACCGTTCTGCGAGCCTCGGTTGGGGGAACTTCGCCAACACGAAAATTGCTGATTCGGTCAAGTACGTAATTCAACCGACACGCAATGTCTGGTCAACGCACTCGCGGATCACCTTCGGAAAATGCGGCACGACAATGCAGGACGCGGGAAAAACGGTTCGCTGGACATCGGAATTTCACGCGACGCACGGCGGAGTCGGCGGAACTCCCTGGGGAACGGCGACTAATCCCTATACGAACGAACCGCGCGACACTATCTGGGAGTACGGCGAACCCCAACCGACACTGCTCACGCCCGCCGATGACCGAAACGGGGCCATCGCCGTCGAATCGTACGCCTTTCCGCTCTTCAAGATGGTTTACAACAAGTGTTTCGAGCGTTTGCAGAAGGAAGAGCCGGTTGAGAAGCCGATCGAAAAGAAACCGGACTTTCAGGTAAATCCGCAGATCGGAGGCAGTCTGCCGCCGACCGGCGGCGGGAAGGGCGGCCAGAGGATCCATATCGTCAAATCCGGCGACTGGTTGTCGAAGATCGCGCAGCAATACTACGGCGATATGAACAAGTGGAAATTCCTTTATTACGACGTTCCGGGAAACAAGGAAGAGATCGGTCCCGACCCGAATCTGATCAAACCGGGACAAAAGATCATAGTTCCGTATATTTGA
- the rplU gene encoding 50S ribosomal protein L21: MSYAIIRTGGKQFPVTTGQTLRVPRIEAEAGKKVELEALLVGEGKDAKIGGDATVKATVVGHGKADKVIVFKKKRRKQYKRKQGHRQGFTEITIEKF, encoded by the coding sequence ATGAGTTACGCAATTATCAGAACAGGTGGAAAGCAGTTCCCGGTGACGACCGGTCAAACCTTGCGCGTTCCGAGGATTGAAGCCGAAGCCGGCAAGAAAGTCGAGCTTGAAGCACTATTGGTCGGCGAGGGGAAAGACGCGAAGATCGGCGGCGACGCGACGGTCAAGGCGACCGTCGTCGGTCACGGCAAAGCCGATAAGGTTATTGTTTTCAAGAAGAAACGCCGCAAGCAGTACAAGCGCAAACAGGGTCACCGTCAAGGTTTCACCGAGATCACGATCGAGAAGTTTTAG
- a CDS encoding M14 family metallopeptidase encodes MTKAFRLIIGVLLSVISIAAQTPDLPRTGAELSNFEETSRYDEVSLFIAGLQKRAPNLRVENFGESQEGRKLPMMILSDRAVSTPAEARALGRPVIFVMGNIHAGEVEGKEAALNLARRLLFGDLKPLLSKLTILIAPIYNADGNEKISTDNRTNQNGPIGGVGARENAQKLDLNRDYMKLDSPEARALVGVFNRWDPHLTVDLHTTNGSYHGYHLTYSQPLNPNTDQAILDFQRNRMMPAIAASLLKNFKFRSYYYGNFTGFSNTPKEGAKTTWEAFTHQPRIGQNYGGLRNRLTILSEAYSYVSFKRRVEVTERFVEEILKYSAANAVAIRSLTKAADDRTVAGLAGKGLAFGVEFKPKALPKPVDILVGEVEKIKNPRSGKEMTAMIEDKYKPLRMEDLGIFEAVRSVAAPKAYLIKADKAIVDKLRQHGIQVEELSAELETEVEAFTVESFEKSKRPFQGHNAMTVKGSYATETVKLPAGTIVVRTAQPLGRLAFYLLEPTSDDGLVVWNFFDAGIEAGKALPVYRLIGDASFASRIVGSL; translated from the coding sequence ATGACAAAAGCGTTCAGATTGATCATCGGCGTTTTGCTAAGCGTCATTTCCATCGCCGCTCAAACCCCGGATCTTCCGCGAACGGGTGCCGAGTTATCGAATTTTGAGGAAACGAGCCGTTATGACGAGGTTTCGTTGTTCATCGCCGGGCTCCAGAAACGAGCTCCGAATCTCCGTGTCGAAAACTTCGGCGAGTCGCAGGAAGGGCGCAAATTGCCGATGATGATCTTGTCGGACCGCGCCGTTTCGACTCCGGCCGAAGCGCGCGCGCTCGGACGGCCCGTGATCTTCGTGATGGGCAACATTCACGCCGGCGAGGTCGAAGGCAAAGAGGCAGCGCTCAACCTCGCGCGGCGCCTGCTGTTCGGCGATCTCAAGCCTCTGCTTTCGAAACTGACGATCCTCATCGCGCCGATCTACAATGCCGACGGCAACGAGAAAATTTCGACCGACAACCGCACGAATCAAAACGGACCGATCGGCGGCGTCGGTGCTCGCGAAAATGCGCAGAAGCTCGACTTGAACCGCGATTATATGAAGCTCGATTCGCCCGAGGCGCGCGCCTTGGTCGGTGTCTTCAACCGCTGGGATCCGCATCTGACGGTCGATCTGCACACCACGAACGGGTCGTATCACGGCTATCACCTGACGTATTCGCAGCCTCTCAACCCAAATACGGATCAGGCGATCCTCGATTTTCAGCGGAACCGGATGATGCCCGCGATCGCGGCTTCACTGCTGAAGAATTTCAAGTTTCGTTCTTACTACTACGGCAATTTCACGGGATTTTCGAACACGCCGAAGGAAGGCGCCAAGACCACGTGGGAAGCATTTACGCACCAGCCGCGGATCGGCCAAAACTACGGCGGGCTTCGAAATCGCCTGACGATACTTTCCGAAGCCTACAGTTACGTAAGTTTCAAGCGCCGCGTCGAAGTGACCGAGCGGTTCGTCGAAGAGATCTTGAAATACAGCGCCGCGAACGCCGTCGCGATCAGGTCATTGACAAAAGCCGCCGACGACCGGACAGTCGCCGGCCTGGCCGGGAAAGGACTCGCGTTCGGCGTCGAATTCAAACCGAAGGCACTGCCGAAACCCGTCGATATTCTCGTCGGCGAGGTCGAAAAGATCAAAAATCCGCGATCGGGCAAAGAGATGACGGCGATGATCGAGGACAAGTACAAGCCGCTCCGGATGGAAGACCTCGGGATCTTCGAGGCGGTAAGATCGGTCGCCGCGCCGAAGGCTTATCTGATCAAAGCCGACAAAGCGATCGTCGACAAACTTCGCCAGCACGGAATTCAGGTTGAGGAACTATCGGCGGAACTTGAAACCGAAGTCGAGGCGTTTACGGTCGAAAGCTTCGAAAAGTCCAAACGCCCGTTCCAGGGCCATAACGCGATGACGGTCAAAGGAAGCTACGCGACGGAAACGGTCAAATTGCCTGCCGGGACGATCGTTGTGCGCACTGCGCAGCCGCTCGGACGCCTCGCCTTTTATTTGCTCGAGCCGACGAGCGACGACGGACTCGTTGTCTGGAACTTTTTTGACGCCGGCATCGAAGCGGGAAAGGCGTTGCCGGTCTACAGGTTGATAGGCGACGCGAGTTTTGCGAGCCGGATAGTTGGGAGTTTATAG
- the rpmA gene encoding 50S ribosomal protein L27: MAHKKGVGSSRNGRDSAAQRLGLKKFGGEHVLGGNILARQRGTKWKPGKNVGRGKDDTLFSLIEGFVKFENKGQKGKFISVYADGAPELAPKAA; encoded by the coding sequence ATGGCTCATAAGAAAGGTGTAGGATCATCACGCAATGGCCGCGATTCAGCGGCACAACGGTTGGGACTTAAGAAGTTCGGCGGCGAGCACGTGCTCGGCGGCAACATTTTGGCGCGTCAGCGCGGCACGAAATGGAAGCCTGGCAAAAACGTCGGTCGCGGCAAGGACGACACGCTCTTCTCGCTTATCGAAGGATTCGTCAAGTTCGAGAACAAAGGTCAGAAAGGCAAGTTCATCAGCGTTTACGCTGATGGCGCGCCGGAATTGGCTCCGAAAGCGGCTTAA
- a CDS encoding glycoside hydrolase codes for MIGPFRGGRTVGAVGIPSQPNVFYIGVNNGGVWKTTDAGRTWKPIFDDQPTGSIGDVAIAPSNPNVIYVGSGEGLQRPDLSTGDGMYRSNDGGKTWKHLGLREAQQIASIAVDPKDENRLFVAVLGHPYGPNEERGIYRSTDGGTTFERVLYKDVDTGAMQVEFAPNDSNTIYADLWAGRQGPWENGAWQGPGSGLQKSTDGGNTWKPLTKGLPTFEQGLGRIGFAISRSDANRLYATVDANPQVAGIYVSRDGGENWTRVNGDPRLWGRGSDFAELKVHPKDPDTIFVANIASYKSVDGGKTFTGFKGAPGGDDYHRIWINPEHPDVMLFATDQGATITVNGGESWSSWYNQPTAQFYHVITDDQYPYWVYGGQQESGSAGVSSRGDTGAIIGRDWRTVGVEEYGYVAPDPLDPNIIYGGKLTRFDKRTGQVQNVAPEAVRTGKYRFLRTAPVIFSPVDKRSLFYAGNVIFKTMTGGKSWEIISPDLTREKWEVPENIGVYRTKEMETMPRRGVIYTVAPSCKDINTIWAGTDDGLIHVTRDGGKNWTNVTPPQLKSWAKVSLIDGGRFDANTAYAAVNTFRLDDLKPHIYRTRDGGKSWKEIVNGIPDGGIVNAVREDPVRKGLLFCGTEQAVYFSIDDGENWQPLRLNMPATSIRDLVVHRDDIVAGTHGRSFWILDDITPLRQINANTSSGNSLFAPQLATRVRRSVHTDTPFPPEEPAGQNPPDGAIINYYLKERPTSPVLLEIFDAAGVSVRKFSSDDKPLEYDENRLRFPTYWIRPHQRLINEPGMQRFVWDLRYPRPAVDGFDLPISAIYRDTPFEPLGPFVMPGNYTLKLTVDGKSYTQSLKVRMDPRVTANAADLQMQFSLSMRAFEGVRGTRELIDEVESLKAKIKEKGLEKRVDGLLNGTGGNGPRALPDLPLNRLHSAFASLLDLLQDVDAAPTSQAAAASRDLDMALLRVGKEWSAIKANLK; via the coding sequence ATGATCGGCCCGTTTCGCGGCGGCCGTACGGTCGGAGCCGTCGGAATTCCGTCGCAACCGAACGTGTTCTACATCGGCGTCAACAACGGCGGTGTCTGGAAGACGACCGATGCCGGGCGGACGTGGAAGCCGATCTTCGACGATCAGCCGACGGGATCGATCGGCGATGTCGCGATCGCGCCGTCGAACCCGAACGTGATCTATGTCGGTTCCGGCGAAGGGCTTCAACGGCCGGATCTGTCGACCGGCGACGGAATGTACCGTTCGAACGACGGCGGCAAGACCTGGAAACATCTGGGTTTGCGCGAGGCCCAGCAGATCGCTTCGATCGCTGTCGACCCAAAAGACGAAAACAGACTATTCGTCGCCGTCCTCGGCCATCCCTACGGCCCGAATGAGGAACGCGGCATCTATCGTTCGACCGATGGCGGAACGACCTTCGAACGAGTGCTTTACAAGGACGTCGACACCGGCGCGATGCAGGTCGAATTCGCGCCGAACGATTCGAACACGATCTACGCCGATCTCTGGGCGGGACGCCAGGGACCGTGGGAGAACGGCGCGTGGCAGGGTCCGGGAAGCGGGCTCCAAAAATCGACCGACGGCGGAAACACCTGGAAGCCACTGACGAAAGGATTGCCAACCTTCGAACAAGGACTCGGACGTATTGGATTCGCGATCTCACGCAGCGATGCGAATCGGCTCTACGCAACCGTCGACGCCAATCCGCAGGTTGCCGGAATCTATGTTTCGCGCGACGGCGGGGAAAACTGGACACGCGTCAACGGCGACCCTCGGCTATGGGGACGCGGCAGCGACTTTGCTGAACTCAAAGTACATCCGAAGGATCCGGACACGATCTTCGTCGCGAACATCGCATCGTACAAATCGGTCGACGGCGGCAAGACGTTCACCGGATTCAAGGGCGCGCCGGGCGGTGACGATTATCACCGGATATGGATCAATCCGGAACATCCGGACGTGATGCTCTTCGCGACTGACCAGGGCGCGACGATCACCGTCAACGGCGGCGAATCCTGGTCAAGTTGGTACAACCAGCCGACGGCGCAGTTCTACCACGTCATCACCGACGACCAGTATCCGTATTGGGTTTACGGCGGACAACAGGAATCGGGCTCGGCGGGCGTTTCATCTCGCGGCGACACGGGCGCGATCATCGGACGAGACTGGCGCACCGTCGGTGTCGAGGAATACGGTTATGTCGCGCCCGATCCGCTCGATCCGAACATAATCTACGGCGGCAAACTGACGCGATTCGACAAGCGAACGGGACAGGTCCAGAACGTTGCGCCAGAGGCGGTTCGAACCGGCAAATACCGATTCTTGCGGACCGCGCCCGTGATCTTCTCGCCCGTCGACAAGAGATCGCTCTTTTACGCCGGCAACGTCATTTTCAAAACGATGACCGGCGGCAAGAGTTGGGAGATCATCAGTCCGGACCTGACGCGCGAAAAATGGGAAGTCCCCGAAAACATCGGCGTTTACCGCACGAAGGAAATGGAAACAATGCCGCGGCGCGGCGTCATTTATACGGTCGCGCCGTCTTGCAAGGACATCAACACGATCTGGGCTGGAACCGACGACGGATTGATCCACGTCACGCGCGACGGCGGCAAGAACTGGACGAACGTCACACCGCCGCAACTCAAATCGTGGGCGAAAGTTTCGCTGATCGACGGCGGGCGCTTCGACGCTAACACCGCGTATGCGGCGGTCAACACGTTCCGTCTCGACGACCTCAAACCGCACATATACCGTACTCGCGACGGCGGTAAATCGTGGAAAGAGATCGTCAACGGAATCCCGGACGGCGGGATCGTCAATGCCGTCCGCGAAGATCCGGTGCGCAAAGGCTTGCTGTTCTGCGGCACCGAGCAGGCCGTGTATTTCTCAATCGACGACGGTGAGAACTGGCAGCCGCTGAGGCTCAACATGCCGGCGACCTCGATCCGCGACCTCGTCGTTCACCGGGATGACATAGTGGCCGGAACGCACGGACGCTCGTTCTGGATCCTTGACGACATCACGCCGCTTCGGCAGATCAACGCGAATACTTCATCCGGCAATTCGCTGTTCGCGCCGCAGCTTGCGACGCGCGTCCGCCGGAGCGTTCACACCGACACGCCTTTCCCGCCCGAAGAGCCGGCTGGCCAGAATCCGCCGGACGGCGCGATCATCAATTACTATCTTAAGGAGCGGCCGACTTCGCCGGTCCTCCTTGAGATCTTCGACGCCGCCGGCGTATCGGTCCGAAAATTCTCAAGCGACGACAAACCGCTCGAATACGACGAAAATCGACTCCGGTTCCCGACCTACTGGATCCGTCCGCATCAGCGGCTGATCAACGAGCCTGGTATGCAACGATTCGTGTGGGACCTTCGCTACCCGCGGCCAGCGGTCGACGGATTCGACCTTCCAATCTCGGCGATCTACCGAGACACGCCGTTCGAACCGCTCGGACCATTCGTAATGCCGGGCAATTACACGTTGAAGTTGACGGTCGATGGGAAGTCATACACGCAAAGCCTGAAGGTTCGGATGGATCCGCGAGTGACGGCAAATGCGGCCGATCTGCAGATGCAGTTCAGCTTGTCGATGCGGGCCTTTGAGGGTGTACGCGGCACGCGCGAACTTATTGACGAGGTTGAGTCGCTGAAAGCAAAGATAAAGGAAAAAGGGCTCGAGAAGCGCGTCGACGGGTTGCTCAACGGCACTGGCGGCAACGGACCGAGGGCGCTTCCCGATCTTCCTTTGAATCGACTGCACAGCGCGTTCGCATCGCTACTCGATCTGCTCCAGGACGTCGACGCCGCGCCGACGTCACAGGCTGCCGCCGCATCGCGCGATCTTGATATGGCACTGCTTCGAGTCGGAAAAGAATGGAGCGCGATCAAGGCGAACTTGAAATGA
- the tssI gene encoding type VI secretion system tip protein VgrG — protein MATTTQDNRLLSIATPLGKDYVLISKFTATEGISQLFRIEAELLHEENDVSFTPTKIDPQSLLGQGVTIRVTSNDGATRDFSGMVSEYAQGIRDVRFTVYHITIVPHIWILTQKSQSQIFQQMSVPDILRKMFKGFEVKFELQGTFEPRNYCVQYRETDFDFAARLMEEEGIFYYFEHSGGKDRMIIANTPQSNAECPSKSQVKYHRIGEEEYFYGSISRFASDYRVQTGKVTMWDHNFQLPSSHLDMEKTSIYQFGDSQKLEMYDFPAGYARKYDGIGPSGNEQAGELNKVFPDRERTLKNMMEMLDAGVYLAEGNSDCCAVTSGYRFTLSNHPNNEVNGQYIYTAVTHSAQQSPSYVSNEAVTDPYTNEFKCISYGSGAPPFRPKRSTPKPVIYGSQTAIVVGPSGEEIFTDKYGRVKVQFYWDRDGQVNESSSCWVRVAQIWAGNKWGTMFIPRIGMEVVVNFLEGDPDRPIIVGCVYNPLTMPPYTLPDEKTKSTIKSNSSKGGQGFNEFRFEDKKGEEQIFVHGQKDQDIRIKNDRRELIGNDRHLIVTRDKRERVKRDEHILIERDEIERVKRDYHRKVEGKAAFKTNESHSHDIGGNSAEKVGGSYAMDVSGSYTVKASTIVLEAQTGLTIKVGGNFVTVNSAGVQINGTMVMINSGGAALPSSPGNCVPPLDPDEAEIADNAEPGSDAPTYKNQRRQTPPEMAPTYSKPWHNPKSPKNKDKKSWVEVKLKDEHGKPMAGERYRVELPDNETIAEGTLDEKGKAKVTNIDPGNCKISFPKIDGRAWKKG, from the coding sequence ATGGCAACAACAACACAGGACAACAGACTGCTCAGTATTGCGACGCCGCTCGGCAAGGATTACGTGCTCATCAGCAAGTTCACGGCGACCGAGGGAATTTCGCAACTGTTTCGGATCGAAGCCGAACTTCTGCACGAAGAGAATGACGTGAGCTTCACGCCGACCAAGATCGACCCGCAATCGTTGCTTGGCCAGGGCGTCACGATCCGCGTGACTTCAAACGATGGGGCGACACGCGATTTTTCGGGTATGGTCAGCGAGTATGCGCAGGGCATTCGCGACGTCCGTTTCACCGTGTACCACATCACGATCGTCCCGCATATCTGGATTCTGACCCAGAAAAGCCAGAGTCAGATCTTTCAGCAGATGAGCGTTCCGGATATTCTTCGAAAAATGTTCAAGGGCTTCGAGGTCAAATTCGAGCTTCAGGGAACGTTCGAACCCCGGAACTACTGCGTGCAATATCGAGAGACCGACTTCGACTTCGCGGCGCGTCTGATGGAAGAAGAAGGGATTTTCTACTACTTCGAACATTCCGGCGGCAAAGACCGGATGATCATCGCCAATACTCCGCAATCGAACGCCGAGTGTCCGAGCAAGAGTCAGGTCAAGTATCATCGTATCGGCGAGGAAGAGTACTTTTACGGTTCGATCAGCCGATTTGCGAGCGACTATCGGGTGCAGACGGGGAAGGTCACGATGTGGGATCACAACTTTCAGTTGCCCTCGAGCCATCTCGATATGGAAAAGACGAGCATTTACCAGTTCGGGGACAGCCAGAAACTCGAGATGTACGATTTCCCTGCGGGCTACGCGCGCAAGTATGACGGGATCGGTCCGTCCGGCAACGAGCAGGCCGGCGAACTTAACAAGGTGTTCCCCGACCGCGAGCGAACGCTCAAGAATATGATGGAAATGCTCGACGCGGGCGTTTATCTCGCCGAAGGGAATTCCGATTGCTGCGCGGTCACGTCCGGTTATCGGTTCACGCTTTCGAATCATCCGAACAACGAAGTCAACGGCCAGTATATCTACACGGCCGTGACGCACAGCGCCCAGCAAAGCCCGTCGTACGTGTCGAACGAAGCGGTCACCGATCCTTATACGAACGAGTTCAAGTGCATCAGCTACGGTTCCGGCGCTCCGCCCTTCAGGCCAAAACGCTCGACGCCGAAACCGGTGATCTACGGCAGCCAGACGGCGATCGTCGTCGGACCTTCCGGCGAGGAAATCTTCACCGACAAATACGGCCGCGTCAAGGTCCAGTTCTATTGGGATCGCGACGGTCAGGTCAATGAATCGAGTTCGTGCTGGGTTCGGGTCGCGCAGATCTGGGCCGGAAACAAATGGGGCACGATGTTCATTCCGCGCATCGGAATGGAGGTCGTTGTGAACTTCCTCGAGGGCGATCCGGATCGTCCGATCATCGTCGGTTGCGTTTACAACCCGCTGACGATGCCGCCTTACACGTTGCCCGACGAGAAAACGAAATCGACGATCAAGTCGAACTCGTCAAAGGGCGGGCAGGGATTCAACGAGTTTCGTTTCGAAGACAAGAAGGGCGAAGAACAGATCTTCGTTCACGGCCAGAAGGATCAGGACATCCGGATCAAGAATGACCGCCGTGAGCTTATCGGAAACGATCGTCACCTGATCGTGACCCGTGACAAGCGCGAACGTGTAAAACGCGACGAGCACATACTCATCGAGCGCGATGAGATCGAACGGGTCAAGCGCGATTACCATCGCAAAGTTGAGGGAAAAGCGGCTTTCAAGACCAATGAATCACATTCGCACGACATCGGCGGCAATTCGGCCGAAAAAGTCGGCGGAAGCTATGCGATGGATGTTTCCGGAAGCTATACGGTAAAGGCGAGTACGATCGTGCTCGAGGCCCAGACCGGCCTCACGATCAAGGTCGGCGGGAATTTCGTGACCGTCAATTCGGCCGGCGTTCAGATCAACGGCACGATGGTGATGATCAATAGCGGCGGCGCCGCCCTTCCGTCATCGCCGGGCAATTGCGTTCCGCCGCTCGACCCCGATGAGGCCGAGATCGCCGACAACGCGGAACCGGGAAGCGACGCGCCGACCTATAAGAACCAGCGCCGGCAAACGCCGCCGGAAATGGCGCCGACGTACTCGAAACCCTGGCACAATCCGAAGTCGCCGAAGAACAAGGACAAAAAGTCCTGGGTCGAGGTAAAGCTCAAGGATGAACACGGCAAGCCGATGGCCGGTGAGCGATATCGTGTTGAATTGCCTGACAACGAAACGATCGCCGAGGGTACTTTGGACGAAAAGGGCAAGGCGAAGGTTACCAATATCGATCCGGGCAACTGTAAGATCTCGTTCCCGAAGATCGACGGTCGGGCTTGGAAAAAAGGTTAA
- the fumC gene encoding class II fumarate hydratase — MSEATNTKPTRIETDSMGEIAVESDKYWGAQTERSLHHFNIGFDTMPREMIRALGILKKAAALTNHELKSNLLTKEKLDLIVRAADEVISGKLDAHFPLRVWQTGSGTQTNMNANEVISNRAIEIAGGAMGSKKPVHPNDDVNMSQSSNDTFPTAMYIAAAERLAALIPTVQVLHDAIDAKAKEFADVVKIGRTHLQDATPITVGQEFGGWASLIERDIARLRQVLDGLFDLAIGGTAVGTGLNAHPLFADKAAAKIAELTGLPFRAHPNKFAALSAHDEVIYASGALKTLAASLMKIANDVRWLASGPRCGIGELVIPENEPGSSIMPGKVNPTQSEAITMVAAQVMGNDAAIGFAGSQGNFELNVFKPVMIHNFLNSVRLLNDACKGFVEFCVAGIELNREKIDHYLNDSLMLVTALNQHIGYDNAAKIAKNAHKKGLSLKESALELGLLTSEQFDEWVVPVNMTRP; from the coding sequence ATGTCAGAAGCAACAAATACAAAACCGACAAGAATCGAGACCGATTCGATGGGCGAGATCGCCGTCGAATCGGACAAATATTGGGGGGCGCAGACCGAACGATCGCTCCATCACTTCAACATCGGATTCGATACGATGCCGCGTGAAATGATCCGCGCGCTCGGAATTCTGAAGAAGGCAGCTGCGCTGACGAATCACGAGTTGAAGTCGAATCTGTTAACGAAGGAGAAACTCGACCTCATCGTGCGGGCGGCGGACGAGGTCATCTCCGGCAAACTCGACGCACACTTTCCGCTTCGGGTCTGGCAGACAGGCTCCGGAACGCAGACCAATATGAACGCCAACGAGGTTATTTCGAACCGCGCGATCGAGATCGCCGGCGGCGCGATGGGATCGAAGAAACCTGTCCATCCGAACGACGACGTGAATATGTCCCAATCGTCGAACGACACGTTTCCGACGGCGATGTACATTGCCGCCGCAGAACGTCTTGCCGCGTTGATCCCGACCGTCCAGGTTCTCCACGACGCGATCGACGCGAAAGCGAAGGAATTCGCCGACGTCGTCAAGATCGGCCGGACGCATCTGCAAGACGCGACGCCGATCACCGTCGGCCAGGAATTCGGCGGTTGGGCGAGTTTGATCGAACGCGACATCGCGCGCCTTCGGCAGGTGCTTGACGGACTTTTCGATCTCGCGATCGGCGGCACGGCCGTCGGGACAGGCTTGAACGCTCACCCTTTATTCGCCGACAAGGCAGCGGCGAAGATCGCCGAGTTGACCGGATTGCCGTTCCGCGCGCATCCGAACAAGTTCGCGGCGCTGTCGGCGCACGACGAGGTGATTTACGCCTCGGGAGCTTTGAAGACGCTCGCGGCGAGCCTGATGAAGATCGCCAACGACGTTCGCTGGCTCGCATCGGGCCCGCGCTGCGGAATCGGAGAACTTGTTATTCCCGAAAATGAACCCGGAAGTTCGATAATGCCGGGCAAGGTGAATCCGACGCAATCGGAAGCGATCACGATGGTCGCGGCGCAGGTGATGGGCAACGATGCGGCGATCGGTTTTGCCGGCTCGCAGGGCAACTTCGAACTCAACGTCTTCAAGCCGGTAATGATCCACAATTTCCTTAATTCGGTCAGATTGCTGAATGACGCCTGCAAGGGATTCGTAGAGTTTTGCGTTGCCGGCATCGAGTTGAATCGTGAGAAGATCGACCACTATCTGAATGACTCGCTGATGCTCGTAACGGCACTCAACCAGCATATCGGATATGACAATGCGGCGAAGATCGCCAAGAATGCGCACAAGAAGGGGTTAAGCCTGAAGGAATCGGCGCTCGAACTCGGATTGCTGACGAGCGAGCAGTTCGACGAATGGGTCGTCCCCGTGAATATGACGCGACCGTGA